One region of Gossypium raimondii isolate GPD5lz chromosome 6, ASM2569854v1, whole genome shotgun sequence genomic DNA includes:
- the LOC105774731 gene encoding alcohol acyltransferase 9, with protein sequence MLRSEELPDCFYYQNKPTLITPNTSTPNHSLYLSNLDDQKFLRFSIKYLYLFEKAVAIDILKYSLSKVLADYYPLAGRLRPCGGAGDDDKLVVDCNGEGAVFAEGFMDISCEEFLQISRKPNSSWRKLLYRVEAHSFIEIPPLVVQVTNLRCGGMILCTAINHCICDGIGTSQFLHAWAHVITKPTLDLRILPFHSRHVLKPRDPPQVTHTHLGYTKTTFKDNNIHVDINQYLQSQALVPTSFTFTSAHILRLKRRCIPSLKCTTFEALASHTWRSWVRSLDLSTTFKVKLLFSVNVRKKLIPEIPQGYYGNGFVLACTETAVKDLVTSNLHHGIKLIQQAKSSLTDGHVRSMIDLLEDKNVKTDTCSSLVISQWAKLGLEDLDFGQGKPLHMGPLTSDIYCLFLPVVGNFDAVKVQVSVPECVVEKFEYYMMDGLDEEENGEQNGFI encoded by the exons ATGTTAAGATCTGAAGAACTCCCAGATTGTTTCTATTACCAAAACAAACCAACCTTAATCACCCCAAACACTTCAACCCCAAACCATTCTTTGTATCTTTCCAACTTAGATGATCAAAAGTTCCTTAGATTCTCCATTAAATACCTTTACCTTTTTGAAAAAGCTGTTGCTATAGATATCTTGAAATATTCACTTTCTAAGGTTCTGGCTGATTATTACCCTTTGGCCGGAAGGTTAAGACCTTGCGGCGGCGCTGGTGATGATGATAAGCTCGTCGTTGATTGTAATGGTGAAGGTGCTGTGTTTGCAGAAGGCTTTATGGATATTAGTTGTGAAGAGTTTCTCCAAATTTCTCGGAAACCAAACAGCTCTTGGAGGAAATTACTATATAGAGTTGAAGCTCACTCGTTCATTGAGATCCCTCCTCTTGTTGTTCAG GTAACGAATCTCCGTTGTGGGGGTATGATCCTCTGCACCGCGATAAATCATTGCATATGTGACGGCATAGGCACATCTCAGTTCTTACACGCGTGGGCGCACGTGATCACCAAACCAACACTCGATTTACGCATTTTACCCTTCCACTCTCGCCACGTGTTGAAACCCCGAGATCCACCACAAGTTACCCACACTCACCTAGGATATACCAAAACTACCTTCAAAGACAACAACATCCACGTGGACATCAACCAATATTTACAATCACAAGCACTAGTTCCAACCTCCTTCACCTTCACCTCCGCTCATATCCTCCGCCTTAAAAGGCGGTGCATCCCATCATTGAAATGCACCACCTTCGAGGCATTAGCCTCGCACACGTGGCGGTCATGGGTTCGTTCCTTGGATTTGTCGACCACATTTAAAGTCAAGCTCTTGTTTTCCGTCAACGTTAGGAAAAAGTTAATCCCAGAAATACCTCAAGGGTATTACGGGAACGGATTTGTCTTGGCTTGTACGGAAACCGCGGTAAAAGATTTAGTTACTTCGAACTTACACCATGGTATAAAGTTAATCCAACaagctaaatcaagtttaaCCGATGGGCATGTACGGTCAATGATTGATTTACTGGAGgacaaaaatgtcaaaacaGATACTTGTTCAAGCTTGGTAATTTCTCAATGGGCTAAATTGGGGTTAGAAGATTTGGATTTTGGACAAGGTAAGCCATTACATATGGGTCCTTTAACAAGTGATATTTACTGTTTGTTTTTACCGGTGGTGGGTAATTTTGATGCAGTAAAAGTTCAAGTTTCCGTACCTGAATGTGTAGTTGAAAAATTCGAGTATTACATGATGGATGGTTtggatgaagaagaaaatggagagcaaaatggttttatttga